The following DNA comes from Pseudobythopirellula maris.
TTACCCGGTCGAAGGCGAACACGCCGTTCATGCTGGCCGACACGTCGCAGTCGCTCTCGTGCGACATCGAACGGGGGTTCCTGTAGATGGTGGCCCGGTCCTCGCCGTCCTCGCCGAAGTCGATCCGCAGAACGATGAAATTCGCCTCGGTGTTCTCTTCGCCGAGCGGCGCGAAGCGGACCCGCTCCTGGGCGGCGTAGTTCGACGAAACCCCATAGCCGTGGCCCTCGGCGCCGTTGCCGACACAGAGCACGCGGTTGAAGTTGCCGTCGCCGCGGTGCAGCTCGAAGCCGTAGAACACGTCGTCGGTCTTCGAGGCCCGCTGCAAAAAGCTGATGTAGAGGGTCGTCCCGTCTCGGCCGATCAGCGGCAGGCCGTCGGCGTTCTCGACCAACCCGGCGGCGTCGAACACGCCGCCGAGGCTGGTGCTCAGGGCGCGTCGCACACGGTTGCCGTTGCCGGTCTGCAGCAGCCGGTTGCCGAGCGACACCATGTCGGCCGTCGAGAGGCTTCCCCGGGCGACGCCGTTGGTCGACGCCACGACGCCCGTCGGATCGTCCGAGGCCTCGATGTCGGCCCACGGGCCGGCCCAGCCGAAGCCGCCGTTTTGCCAAGCGAGCGGCCCGCTGGGGTAGGCGAAGTTGTCGAACGCCAAAAGCCCGTCGCCCGGTCCGCTGCGGGTCGATAAGCTCCGCACGAAGCCGTGGTCGTCGGCGCTGAGCAGCGTGAATCCGTCGTCGGCCGATCGCAGCCGCGCAGCTTGCAGGTTGGCGAGGCTCACGGCCCCGGTGGCGCGGCCCTGGCGGTCGAGCGAATGGGCCCGGACCGGACCTTCGAACACGTGAACCTCATCGCGGCCGCCCGCCTCGGCGACAACACCGAACTGGGCGCCGCAGTCGGACACGACCAATCGCGGCGTGCGGACCGAGAAACGGCCCGCTTCTTTAGGAACCGCAGCGGCCACGCGGCCGACGTAAAGCTCGATTGTCTCGTGGTCGGGAATGCGGAAGGCGGCTGGCCCCTCGAGCACCAGCCGGGCTCCGCCGGAGAATGTCAGCTCGGCGACCCCGGTTTCGAGCTCCAGGAGCTGGCCCCCTTCGAGTTCGGCGCCGTAGCCGATGTCGACCCGTTCGCCCCGCCAACGGCAGTTGCGCGTGGCGGCGATGCGGGCGACGGCGCCCACCGGCTCGCCCGCTTCGGTCGCCAGCAGCGAAGCCAGCGGCCCCCGGCCGCGCGTCCCTTCGAGCGTGAGCCACGAAGAGCACGCCATCGCCAGGGCGATCGAAGCCGCTAGCGCCACGATCGAGCGGGAGATCCGCAACGAGGGGCGGCTTTGCTTCGGCGCCGGTCCGGCGGGCGACACCGCCTGGGCGGCGTCCAATCGGGCTGCGGGCTGATCTGGCTGTTGTGTGCGGTCTGGAGTCATTTGCTCAAGCGGCATGTGCATGGCGCCGAGCTCCGCCTCGATCCGCATCAGGTTCATGAACTTGGTTCGCGCATCGGCGTCCGACTCGAGCATCCGATTGAGCAAAGCCATTTGCTCATCGGTGATCGTCCGATCGTTCAGTGCGTCGACCAATTCGTCCATGCGGCTCGTTTGCTCTCTTGGAAAATATATAGTTGGTTGGGGGCACGTCGCCGTGATAGCGGCTTCGCTAGTTGTCTGCTTAGCCTTGGGCGGCGACCTTGCGGTCGACGCAGTCACGCAGCACCCGCCTCACACGTTGCAAGGCCTTGTAAACCGTGTTGGGCTGGCGCCCCAGCCGCTCGGCCACGCCCCGGAACGACCGGGTGCGGTCGCCGTAGCACTCGGCCACGAGTTGTCGGTCGGATTCGGGCAGTCGGTCGAGGCAGCCCTGTAGCGCCGTGCGGCGGTCTTCGAGCAACTCGGCTCGATCGACCGCCTCCTCGGCGAGCAGTTCGACCGCGACGTCCGAAATCCGCCGCGATCGCTTGTGCTGCTGCGAGCGGAAGCGGAGCACCCGGTTGCGGGCGATCACACTGGCCCAGCGGCGGAAATCGGTGGTGGTGTCGAACACCTCGTAGTCACTCCACAAGGCGACACAGACTTCCTGGAACACCTCTTCGGCGTCACTGATGTTGCCCAGCAGCGTGACCAAGTAGGCGTAAAGCCAGCTGTAGTTCCTTGCGAAAACCCGGGTGAACGCTTCTCGCTGACTGTCCATCACCAACCGCCTGGCTAAGGATTACCCCCGAAGCAACTCGGGCCGCCCCATTGGAGCACCAGCCCCTCTTTGGAGCGGCCGTTCGTAAGCTCTACTGATACAAGCCTCCGAATATCGCGGATTGGTACTGAAATCGATGGGGATTCTCTAAAACGGCGGTAAAAATAGCCTTGGGCGCCCCGCGATGCGGGATTGAGCCCATGCGATATCGCTCTTTAAGCAGCTCCTTGGTAATTGGCAGGCCGCCCATGCCTTGCCTGCGTTTCTCGGCATCGGGCTAGAAATTTGGTTTCGCGACGTTTTTTCGGTACCAATACAGCCTTGCGCCGTGCTTGTATTAGTGTGCGGCCTCGCTGTCTTGGTGGCATGTTGGGGCGATACTGGCGAGAGCGGCCAGGGCCATAAGGGCGCTGGCGCCGATCTCATCACCGTCTTTTCGAAACGACTTATCTTCGCTGGCTACTCGACTCGGAGGCGTTTTCTTGCGACAGCGTGGCGGCGAGAGCCCACGCGTTGTTGAGGCAGAATCGCTTCCGGCGTATTACGCCTTACGTCACCCGACTGCTTACCAAGTAGCGGTTGGCGAGGGAAACACGACTCCTTTAGTACGACACGCTTCTCTTTCTTCTCTGGAGGTACCGCTCATGAAGTCTCTCTGCTGTTCAGTCAGTTCCCTCGCATTGCTGGTGGCGCTAGCCGCACCGGCGTCGGCCGCCCCCACCGTCGACGGCACGGTCGACGGTAGTTACGGAGCGCCGCTTGCCGTGCAAACGGTGCAGACGAATTTTGGCGATTCGACCGGCGGGGTCACCGGTGGTGGCGAACTCGACGCCGCGTACGCCACGGTCTCGGGCGACCGGCTCTACGTGATGATCACCGGCAATATCGAGAACAACTTCAACAAACTGTCGCTGTTCATCGACTCGAAGGCGGGCGGCGAGAACACGCTGTCGGGCGGCCCTTCGTACGACGGTGGGGTGAGCAGCAACTTCGCCGGGCTGACCTTCGACACGGGTTTCGAGGCCGATTACCACGTGTTCGGTCGCTGGGGCGGCGCCTTCGAGGTCGACGTTGTTGACCGCGCCGGCGGCGCTTGCACGAACGATTGCTTGGGCGACTTCGGCGCCGCCACGGTCGGCGCCGGCACGGCCGTGCAGTCGGGCACGGTGCTCGGCGACGGCAACGGCACGACCTCGTTCCTCTCGTCGCCCGCCGAGTTCGGCTTCAACAACAACAACGCCGCCGGCGTTGGCGGCGGCACGGGCGCCGTTGTCGGCGACCCGGCCAGTGTGACGACCGGCTTCGAGTTCTCGATCGCCCTGGCCGATATCGGCAGCCCCGTCGTGGGAAGCGAGATCTTGATCCACGCCGCCTACGGCAATGGCGACAACAACTTCCACTCCAACCAGATCCTCGGCGGTCTCGCCGCGCCACAGGACAACCTGGGTGGTGACGGCGGCGGCAACTTCACCGGCAACCTCGGCGGGATCGACTTCAATCAGTTCGCCGGGGCGCAGTACTTTTCGGTGACCGTCGTCCCCGAACCGGGCGCTCTGATGATCGCGATGCTGGCCGTTTGCGGCTTCGTTGCGCGGCGTCGGGCGTAAGCGAAAGAACGAAGCCTGGCCACGCGGCCCCACCAGCAGGGGCCGCGTGGCGCGGGCGGTCGTCCGTTGGGGCGACGAAGCTTTTCCTCCGCAACTCATCCATCGATTCGGGCTCACGAACGGCGGTTCCGTCGCCATGGCCCGGGCAAGGGTCGTACGTCCATGAACAAGCCAAGCCACCGACCACCCGCTCACCGCTCGGCGCGACGCCGCTTTGGGTTCACGCTGGTCGAGTTGCTCGTGGTGATCGCGATCATTGGCATGCTGGTCGCCTTGCTCTTGCCCGCGGTGCAGTCGGCCCGCGAGGCCGCGCGGCGTATGAGCTGCCAGAACAATCTCA
Coding sequences within:
- a CDS encoding FecR domain-containing protein, with product MDELVDALNDRTITDEQMALLNRMLESDADARTKFMNLMRIEAELGAMHMPLEQMTPDRTQQPDQPAARLDAAQAVSPAGPAPKQSRPSLRISRSIVALAASIALAMACSSWLTLEGTRGRGPLASLLATEAGEPVGAVARIAATRNCRWRGERVDIGYGAELEGGQLLELETGVAELTFSGGARLVLEGPAAFRIPDHETIELYVGRVAAAVPKEAGRFSVRTPRLVVSDCGAQFGVVAEAGGRDEVHVFEGPVRAHSLDRQGRATGAVSLANLQAARLRSADDGFTLLSADDHGFVRSLSTRSGPGDGLLAFDNFAYPSGPLAWQNGGFGWAGPWADIEASDDPTGVVASTNGVARGSLSTADMVSLGNRLLQTGNGNRVRRALSTSLGGVFDAAGLVENADGLPLIGRDGTTLYISFLQRASKTDDVFYGFELHRGDGNFNRVLCVGNGAEGHGYGVSSNYAAQERVRFAPLGEENTEANFIVLRIDFGEDGEDRATIYRNPRSMSHESDCDVSASMNGVFAFDRVSLGNFKGSKLHEIDEIRIGTDFAAVTGSPTAANPGVATKQLPLLRASSHAAVRSTGLAAAFLRPSFPSDL
- a CDS encoding sigma-70 family RNA polymerase sigma factor, whose amino-acid sequence is MDSQREAFTRVFARNYSWLYAYLVTLLGNISDAEEVFQEVCVALWSDYEVFDTTTDFRRWASVIARNRVLRFRSQQHKRSRRISDVAVELLAEEAVDRAELLEDRRTALQGCLDRLPESDRQLVAECYGDRTRSFRGVAERLGRQPNTVYKALQRVRRVLRDCVDRKVAAQG
- a CDS encoding PEP-CTERM sorting domain-containing protein — its product is MKSLCCSVSSLALLVALAAPASAAPTVDGTVDGSYGAPLAVQTVQTNFGDSTGGVTGGGELDAAYATVSGDRLYVMITGNIENNFNKLSLFIDSKAGGENTLSGGPSYDGGVSSNFAGLTFDTGFEADYHVFGRWGGAFEVDVVDRAGGACTNDCLGDFGAATVGAGTAVQSGTVLGDGNGTTSFLSSPAEFGFNNNNAAGVGGGTGAVVGDPASVTTGFEFSIALADIGSPVVGSEILIHAAYGNGDNNFHSNQILGGLAAPQDNLGGDGGGNFTGNLGGIDFNQFAGAQYFSVTVVPEPGALMIAMLAVCGFVARRRA